A window of the Loxodonta africana isolate mLoxAfr1 chromosome 3, mLoxAfr1.hap2, whole genome shotgun sequence genome harbors these coding sequences:
- the CNN3 gene encoding calponin-3, with translation MTHFNKGPSYGLSAEVKNKIASKYDHQAEDDLRNWIEEVTGMSIGTNFQLGLKDGIILCELINKLQPGSVKKVNESSLNWPQLENIGNFIKAIQAYGMKPHDIFEANDLFENGNMTQVQTTLVALAGLAKTKGFHTTIDIGVKYAEKQTRRFDEGKLKAGQSVIGLQMGTNKCASQAGMTAYGTRRHLYDPKMQTDKPFDQTTISLQMGTNKGASQAGMLAPGTRRDIYDQKLTLQPVDNSTISLQMGTNKVASQKGMSVYGLGRQVYDPKYCAAPTEPVIHNGSQGTGTNGSEISDSDYQAEYPDEYHGEYPDDYPRDYQYGDQGIDY, from the exons ATTGCGTCCAAGTACGATCATCAGGCGGAAGACGATCTTCGCAACTGGATAGAAGAGGTGACAGGCATGAGCATCGGCACCAACTTTCAGCTGGGCTTAAAAGATGGCATCATTCTCTGCGA acTCATAAACAAACTACAGCCAGGTTCAGTGAAGAAGGTTAACGAGTCCTCATTAAACTGGCCTCAG TTGGAGAATATTGGCAACTTTATTAAAGCTATTCAGGCTTATGGTATGAAGCCACATGACATATTTGAAGCAAATGATCTCTTTGAGAATGGAAACATGACCCAGGTTCAGACTACGCTGGTGGCTCTAGCAGGTCTG GCTAAAACAAAAGGATTTCATACAACCATTGACATTGGAGTTAAGTATGCGGAAAAACAAACAAGACGTTTTGATGAAGGAAAATTAAAAGCTGGCCAAAGTGTGATTGGCTTGCAG ATGGGAACCAACAAATGTGCTAGCCAGGCAGGTATGACAGCCTATGGGACTAGGAGGCATCTTTATGATCCCAAAATGCAAACTGACAAACCTTTTGACCAGACCACCATTAGTCTGCAGATGGGCACTAACAAAGGAGCCAGCCAG GCGGGGATGTTAGCACCAGGTACCAGAAGAGACATCTACGACCAGAAGCTAACATTACAACCAGTGGACAACTCGACGATTTCTCTACAGATGGGTACCAACAAAGTTGCTTCCCAGAAAGGAATGAGTGTTTATGGGCTTGGGCGGCAAGTGTATGATCCCAAATACTGTGCTGCCCCCACAGAACCCGTGATTCACAATGGAAGTCAAGGAACAGGAACAAATGGGTCGGAAATCAGTGATAGTGATTATCAGGCAGAGTACCCAGATGAATATCATGGCGAGTACCCAGATGACTATCCCAGAGATTACCAATATGGCGACCAGGGCATTGATTATTAG